AATCTGGGTGACAAGCGCTACATCGACTGGTCCAACGTGGGCTCGACCCTGTCGGCCAGCAGCACCGTCCTGGACCGCTATACCAGCCCCGGCCGCACGCTGTCGGCCAGCCTTGCCGTTTCCTGGTGAACCCCATGAGCCGAGCCCTGTCTGCACGTCGTCTGTCGTCCTTCCTGCCGCACCACGCGCTGCAGGCCTGGCCCACGCCGGCGCAGCTGGCCGCGCTGGGCACCGTGCTGTGCCTGTACCACGCCGACAGCAGCGAACTGGGCGGTTGGCGCCAGGCCGTTTCGGTGCACGCCTGCCAGGGCGTGGACAGCGAAGGGGTGCGCGAAAGCCTGTGCTTCCTCGACGGGCGTGGCCGCTGCGTCTGGCGCCTGTACCTGCTGCCGGACAGCGATTTCCTGGCGTGGGACCGGCTGGTGGCATCGCTGCCGCCGGGCCCGGAACATGATGCCGAAGGCAGCGTTGGTGAGCGCCTGTGGCGGCGCCTGGCCGGCCACCTGGGAGGGCAGCGCTGGCGCCTGTGCGCGCTGCGACTGCATGCCGCCGACGAAGGCCGCACCCTGGCCGCCAGCCTGTCCACGCTGTCCTCGCTGGGCGCCGCAACGGCGCGCCGCATCGCGCGGCTGGAAGGCGCCGAAGGCGAGCTGTCCATTGACGACTGCTGCTGCGCCGATGCCGCCCGCAGGCCGGCCCCGCGCATTCCGGGCGAACTGCCGCTGGTCCGCCTGTAATCCGAACCCGAAGGATCGAATGCGGCCAGGGATGGCCACCCATCGAACGTGATACCCCGAAGGAATTCCAGATGAAGTTGCAGACAGCCAGCGTGATGGTGCTGATCGCCGCAAGCGGTGCAGCCAGCGCGCAGCCCTCCGATATCGCCCGCGACCACGCCAGCATCCTGGCCATGCAGGGCGAATACACCGTGGATTTCGCCTTCGATGAAACCGTGCTGCTGAAGCCGGGCTACGAGCGTGCGCCGGCCATGCGCAGCGCCGGCAACGAAGTGGTGATCGTGGTTGAAGACAGCCCGCGCCGCGTTGTCCTGCAGCACCTGCTGGTGGATGCCAAGAGCGGCCATGTAACCAAGCACTGGCGCCAGGACTGGGTGTATGAAGCACCGAACCGGTTCGAGTTCAGTGCCGACCAGACCTGGCAGGTGCGCACGATCGCTGCGGCCACCAACAAGGGCGCCTGGACCCAGTGCGTGTACGAGGTGAGCGACGCGCCGCGCTACTGCGGCACCGGCACCTGGACCTACGACAACAACGTGCCGACCTGGACCAGTGACATCAGCTGGCGCCCCCTGCCGCGCCGCGAATACACCAAGCGCAGCGATTACAACGCCCTGGCCGTGGTCAACCGCCACACGCTCACGCCCAATGGCTGGACCCACGAACAGTTCAACACCAAGGTGCAGCGCAATGCCGACAGCAGCCAGGTGGAGATCGCCCGTGAGTTCGGCTTCAATGACTACATCAAGACCACCGAGGTCGATTTCAGCCCGGCGCGCGATTACTGGAAGGCCACGGCCGGCTACTGGGCCAAGGTGCGCCAGCGCTGGGACGGTTTCCTGACCCAGGCCCCGGGCGTGCACCTGAAGACCAAGCTCGACGGCATGGCGATGATCATCCCGCTGTTCACCCAGGCCGACGACATCCAGTCGGGCAAGAAGGTGAAGGATTCGCAGATCGACGCCGTGTTCGCCGAGTTCGTGGAAAAGGCCCGGTAACCCCGGGCCGCAACCGCATCCACGCATGGCGTGGATGCCGTCATTCGTCAGTAGATCCACGCCATGCGTGGATGCCGTTATTCCTTGAACATCAAAAACGCGGCCAGCACGATCAGCCCGAACGCCGCGTAGTGGTTCCACTTCAGCGGCTGGCCGAGATAGGACGCGGAAAACACCGCGAACACCACCAGGGTGATGACTTCCTGCATACCCTTCAGCTGCGGCGCCGAATACACCGCGCTGCCCAGGCGGTTGCCCGGCACCTGCAGGCAGTACTCGAAGAACGCGATGCCCCAGCTGACCATGATGACCATCATCAACGGCGCGCTCTTGTACTTCAGGTGGCCGTACCAGGCGAAGGTCATGAAGATGTTGCTGCCGAGCAGCAGCAACACGGGGTACAGGTAAGCGGCGAACGACGTGCCGGGCATCCGGGCGATCTCATCGGGTGGGGCGCGCAGCATACCGCCGGCCCCACCCGTTGCGTGTCATGGCCGCGTCAGGCCTCGCGCAGGGCCAGCGCCGGCGGGGTATGCAGGATCGCCCGCGTACCCCACCAGCCGGCCAGCAGGCTCAGGCCGATGCCCACCACGCCACCCAGCAGCAGGCCCGGCCAGGGCGGCAGCAGCGGCAGTTCAAACACCTTCTGCGATACCGCCACGCCGATGCCGGCGGCAGCGCCCACCGCCAGCAGCGCGGCCAGCGCACCCAATGCGCCGAACTCCACCAGTACCGCACCGCGCAGCTGGCGCCGGGTCGCGCCCAGCGTACGCAGTACCGCGCTGTCGTAGCGGCGCTCGCCGGCCGTGGCCTGCAGGGCGGCCAGCAGCACCAGCACGCCGGCCAGCAGGCTGAACACCATCACCAGCTGCACCGCCTGCGCAACGCGGTTCATCACCTCGCGCACCTGCGAAATCACTGCATCCACATCCAGCAGCGACAGGTTGGGCTGCTCGCGCACCAGCGCACCCAGGCCCGCCGCCTTGCCCGCCGGCAGGTGGAAGGCCGACAGCAGGTTGTGCGGCGTATCGCCCACCGCATTGGGGTTGAGCAACACGAAGAAGTTCGGGCGGAAGGTGTTCCAGTCCGCCTTGCGCACGCTGGTGACGGTGAACTCACGTTCCTGCTCGCCCACGGCAATGGTGATGCGGTCGCCCAGGTGCGCGCCGTAGCGCCTGGCCCAGCCGATCTCCACCGAGGCTTCCGGTGCGGTGCTGTCGGCTTTCCAGAAGGTACCGTTGACCAGGGTGTTGGCCGGCGGGAAGGTGCTGCGCCAGCTGAAGTTCAACGGCCGGTTCTCGTCATCATCGTCGCGCTGGCCCTCGCCCTGTGCGGGTTGGCCGTTCTGTTCCGGCGCGCGGTCCACGCGCAGCGGGGGCTTGCCGTTGATCGCGATCAGGCGGCCGGTGGCCATCGGTTCAACGCTGGCATCGGCCGCACCCAGCCCCTGCAGCGCTGCCAGCACACCATCGCGCTGCTCGGGTTGGATGTTGATCAGGAAGTAGTTGGGGGTGTTCTCCGGCAGGCGTTCGCGCCACTGCTGCAGCAGTCCCGGGCCGGTCACGGCCAGCAGCAGCAGCGCGCACAGCGACAGCGACAGCCCCACCAGCTGCATCACCGCCAGCATGCGGCGCCGGGTCAGTGCGGCCAGGCCCAGCCGCCAGTTGCCATGCAGGCGGTGCTGCAGGCCGCGCAGCAGCTGCAGCAGCACGAAGCCGACCACACCGGCGGCCACGGCCAGCGCGGCCAGGCCACCCAGCACCCACAGCGCCAGCTTCAGATCACCGGTCACCTGCACCGCCAGCACCAGGCTGGCACCCAGCGCGGCCACATAGGCCAGCAGCGACGCCGGGGGCAGGGCAGCGAAGGAGCGGTTGAGCACGCGCATCGGTGGCACCCCGCGCAGGCGCAGCAGCGGGGGCAGGCCGAAGCCGAACAACAGCAGCAGGCCGATGCCCGCACCGGTCAGGGCCGGGGTCGCCTCGGGCAGCGGCAGGCGCTGCGGCACCAGGCTGCCCAGCACCTGCACCAGACCTTCCTGTGCGGCCATGCCCAGGCCGATGCCGAGCACGCAGGCCGGCACCGCCAGCATCAGCAGCTGCAGCGCCAGGCCTGCCAGGATGTCGCGCTGGCGTGCGCCCAGGCAGCGCAGGATCGCCACCTGGTCGATGCGGCGCAGGGCGAAACGGTTGGCTGCCAGCGCGGTGGCCACGCCGGCCAGCAGCACGGCCAGCAGCGCACTCAGGCCGAGGAAGCGGCCGGCCAGATCGAACGCCTGCCGCACGCCGCGCTGGGTGTCATCCACGCTCAGCAGACGCATGCCCTTCGCCTGGGGCAGCAGCCACTGCCGGTAGGCAGCCACCTGGTCCGGCGCGCCGGCCACCATCAGCCGGTAATTGATGCGGCTGCCGGGCCCCAGCAGGCCGGTGCCGTCCACGTCGGCGCGGTTCACCAGCAGGGTGGGAGACAGCGTCAGCAGGTCGCCGCCGGTATCAGGCTCGGCTTCGATGATGCCGGCCACGCGCAGCGCGCCTGCCCCGAACTCCAGCGCATCGCCGACCTTCAACCCCAGTGCCTGCAGCAAGCGCGGGTCGGCGTAGGTCTGGCCCTGCGGCGGCATGCCCGCGTCGGCAATCAGCGCGCCGCCCGGCGTGGCCCGCACCCGCAGCGTGCCGCGCAGCGGGTAGCCGGCCTGCACGG
Above is a genomic segment from Stenotrophomonas sp. ESTM1D_MKCIP4_1 containing:
- a CDS encoding Hemin transport protein, producing MSRALSARRLSSFLPHHALQAWPTPAQLAALGTVLCLYHADSSELGGWRQAVSVHACQGVDSEGVRESLCFLDGRGRCVWRLYLLPDSDFLAWDRLVASLPPGPEHDAEGSVGERLWRRLAGHLGGQRWRLCALRLHAADEGRTLAASLSTLSSLGAATARRIARLEGAEGELSIDDCCCADAARRPAPRIPGELPLVRL
- a CDS encoding DUF6607 family protein — its product is MKLQTASVMVLIAASGAASAQPSDIARDHASILAMQGEYTVDFAFDETVLLKPGYERAPAMRSAGNEVVIVVEDSPRRVVLQHLLVDAKSGHVTKHWRQDWVYEAPNRFEFSADQTWQVRTIAAATNKGAWTQCVYEVSDAPRYCGTGTWTYDNNVPTWTSDISWRPLPRREYTKRSDYNALAVVNRHTLTPNGWTHEQFNTKVQRNADSSQVEIAREFGFNDYIKTTEVDFSPARDYWKATAGYWAKVRQRWDGFLTQAPGVHLKTKLDGMAMIIPLFTQADDIQSGKKVKDSQIDAVFAEFVEKAR
- a CDS encoding DMT family protein; this encodes MPGTSFAAYLYPVLLLLGSNIFMTFAWYGHLKYKSAPLMMVIMVSWGIAFFEYCLQVPGNRLGSAVYSAPQLKGMQEVITLVVFAVFSASYLGQPLKWNHYAAFGLIVLAAFLMFKE
- a CDS encoding FtsX-like permease family protein, which translates into the protein MNLLRHAWRALRREALAGDLLTVFAALVLGVAVMTAVGTLVNRVNLALTGSAAEMLGGDLGVAGRSDPPAAFAEEAQRRGLAHTRIAGFGSVLFNGDASQMASIKAVQAGYPLRGTLRVRATPGGALIADAGMPPQGQTYADPRLLQALGLKVGDALEFGAGALRVAGIIEAEPDTGGDLLTLSPTLLVNRADVDGTGLLGPGSRINYRLMVAGAPDQVAAYRQWLLPQAKGMRLLSVDDTQRGVRQAFDLAGRFLGLSALLAVLLAGVATALAANRFALRRIDQVAILRCLGARQRDILAGLALQLLMLAVPACVLGIGLGMAAQEGLVQVLGSLVPQRLPLPEATPALTGAGIGLLLLFGFGLPPLLRLRGVPPMRVLNRSFAALPPASLLAYVAALGASLVLAVQVTGDLKLALWVLGGLAALAVAAGVVGFVLLQLLRGLQHRLHGNWRLGLAALTRRRMLAVMQLVGLSLSLCALLLLAVTGPGLLQQWRERLPENTPNYFLINIQPEQRDGVLAALQGLGAADASVEPMATGRLIAINGKPPLRVDRAPEQNGQPAQGEGQRDDDDENRPLNFSWRSTFPPANTLVNGTFWKADSTAPEASVEIGWARRYGAHLGDRITIAVGEQEREFTVTSVRKADWNTFRPNFFVLLNPNAVGDTPHNLLSAFHLPAGKAAGLGALVREQPNLSLLDVDAVISQVREVMNRVAQAVQLVMVFSLLAGVLVLLAALQATAGERRYDSAVLRTLGATRRQLRGAVLVEFGALGALAALLAVGAAAGIGVAVSQKVFELPLLPPWPGLLLGGVVGIGLSLLAGWWGTRAILHTPPALALREA